The genomic DNA CACATAAACAGGTTCAGCCCCCATCGCCAATGCGGCCACGGCATAGACCTGATAGAACGGGTTGGGCATCAAGATCACGGGCCGTTTGCCTAATTTCATTTCAGGGCAAAGTGCCACCGAGGCGTTGAACAGCCCCTCGCGGGTTCCATTCAATGCCATGATCTGATTGGTGCCAAGGCCCACGCCATAGCGCCGCTGCACCCAAGCCGCGATTGCCGCCAGAAGTTCGGGCGTCCCATCATTTGGGGGGTATTTGGCAAAACCATCTAGATTTTGTGCCAAAATCGGGCCGACGAAATCGGGCATGGGGTGTCGCGGCTCTCCAATCGTCATGGAGATCGCCTCACCACCCGCCGGATGGGAATCCAGAAGTGCGCGTAGTCGCGGAAACGCGTATTCTGGCAGGTTCGAAAACCGCTCAGGAAATGCCATTGCTGCCTCATTTATCGGGGTCATTTCGCCCCGTTTGAAAGCAGGATAACGATGGTTTGCCCGCGGGTCCAGAAAAACGCTTTGATTTAGTGCGCTTGGGGGGGGCGATTGTGTCTTTTGCGTCCCTCTCCCAAAATTTTACTGGCCTTAGCCCAGTGCCCGTTCTGCCGCGGATGCAAGGCGCAAAACGCGCTCTTCCTGCATTGGCGGGGCAATAAAACTGATCCCGCAGGAGGGTTGACCCGTTGGCAAAGTGACGCCGCAAAGGCCGAACATATTGCCGATACGCGTGTTGCGCAGGGTTAGCAGGTTTTCGGTAACGTAATATTCATCATCTTCCATCAGCCGTTTGGCATCAGGGGGCAGGTTCGGCGCGGTGGGCAGGATGACCGCATCATAGGCCGCCGTCTTTTGCGCCCAGATCTTGCGCAATTCCTCTAACCGACGCCAAGCGGCGACATAGTCAGACGCGGCAAAGGCGGCACCGGACCGGAACCGCTCCAGAATGCGCGGAAACATCTTTTCGGGCGCGGCCTCGATGGTTTTACCCCAGATCCCGTAGGCCTCGGCGGTGAACAAAATCGCGGCAAGGCCCATTGCTTCGGTCACTTCCTCTATCTTACCGGATTCGATGCGGGCGCCGGCGCGGGCAAGCCCCTCTACCGCGCCCTCAAACCCGCGGGCGGGTTCCTCGCGCAGGTCATCCAGCGCCACGGTTTCAAGCACCAAAAGCCGCGCGCCCTTCACGCTTGCACCAGTCAGATCCGCGGGCTTTCTGCCCTCCATCGCGGCCAATAACAGGGCGCAATCCTCGACACTGCGGGCCAATGGGCCAACGGTATCAAAGCGTTCACAAAGCGGCACGACCCCTTGATTTGACAGCCGCCCCGGCGTGGTTTTCAGCCCGACCAGATCATTCCATGCCGCCGGAATACGCACCGATCCACCGGTATCAGACCCGATCGCCGCCGCCGCCAGCCCAAAGGCAACCGATGCCGCCGCCCCCGAGGATGACCCCCCCGGCACCGCCGCCGCGTCATTCACATTTGGCGGGGTGGCGGTAACGGGGTTCAGCCCCAGCCCTGAAAAGGCCAGCTCTGACATATGGGTTTTGCCCAAGCACACCAGCCCTTGCGCGGTGGCGGTTGTCAGCACTTGCGCATCGGTTTCCGGCACACGGCCTTTCAGCAGCGCGGACCCTGCCTCACAGGGCGCGCCGGCGGCATCGAACAGGTCCTTCCATGAAATCGGAACCCCATCCAGCAGGCCAATCCGCTGCCCTGCCCGGGCCCGATCTGCCGCAGCAATTGACATGGACCTTGCGCGGCGCGGGGTGATACGTGAATAGATGCGGCCGGCCTCGGGGTGTTTATCCGCCGCATCCAGATAGGCCTCGGTCAACTCTACGGGGTGGATCTTGCCCGCCTCAATCCCGCGCCCCAAATCCGCCGCCGTCATCCAAAGCCAATTGCCCGTCATAACCCACCTTTTGCCAATAATTAGCAAAAGCTAACGTTAAGCCCGCCTTTGGACAATGGTATATGTAGGGCCGTGTGCCTTGGTCGCATGGACAAAGCCGGTGAAAGAGACATATTTAGCCCTATGGAACATGATACCGATATCTTGATTGTGGGTGGTGGGCTGAACGGGCCTGCATTGGCATTGGCTTTGGCGCAAGGCGGGCTGCGAGTGACGGTGGTCGATGCCCGCCCAGCGCCGACCCGTGCAAAGACCGGTTTTGACGGGCGTGCCTATTCGCTGGCGCTGGGGTCGAAACGGTTGCTTTCGGTGATTGGCGTGTGGCCGCGCATTGCCGATAAGGCACAACCGATACTAGAGATAAAAGCCTCGGACGGTCATGCAGGCCAAGGGGCAGCACCGTTTTTCCTGCACTTCGATCATGCCGAAATTGAGGAAGGCCCGATGGGCTTTATGGTTGAGGATCGCCACCTCTATGCCGCCTTTTTGGCCGCGATGGCTGATGCGCCCGGCATCACCTTGCTTTCGGGCCAAACCGTTGTGGCACAAGAGGTTTCGGCCAATGGCGCCACGGTCACGCTCACCTCGGGTCAGGTGCTTTGCGCACGGGTGCTAGTGGGCTGTGACGGCCGGCAAAGCGGCGTGGCCCGGCGCGCAGGCATCCCCCGCACGGGGTGGGATTATGGCCAGACCGCCTTGGTGACAGCGATCAACCACAGCTTGCCGCATAACGGTATCGCGCATCAGTTCTTTATGCCCGAAGGCCCGCTGGCGATTTTGCCGCTGCCCGGCGGCAATCGGTCGTCGATCGTGTGGAGCGAGCAGACAGCCCGCGCCAATGCCATCAACGCGCTGGGCGACGCGGATTACCTTGACGCCTTGCGCCCGCGTTTCGGTGATTTTCTGGGTGAGATCTCATTGGCCGGAACGCGGTTCACATATCCGCTGAACCTGACGCTGGCCAATAGTTTTACCGCACCACGACTGGCGCTGGTGGGGGATGCGGCGCATGGGGTGCATCCGATTGCGGGCCAAGGGTTGAACCTTGGGCTGCGCGATGTCGGCGCCTTGGCCGAGGTCTTGATAGAGGCTGCGCGGCGGGGCGAAGATATCGGCGCTGCGGATGTTCTGGACAGATACCAGCAATGGCGGCGCTTTGATGTGACCAGCCTTGCGCTGGGCATGGATGCGGTCAACAAGCTGTTTTCAAACGATAACCCGATCTTGCGACTGGGGCGCGATCTTGGCATGGGAGCGATCAACGCCATGCCCGGCCTGCGCCGCCGTTTTATCCGCACGGCAGCGGGGCTGGAGGGCGACTTGCCCCGCTTGTTGCAGGGCCAGCCTATTTAGTTATTTCGCGGCCTTCTTTGCCTCAACCGCCGCTTTCATGCGCGCGACTAGATCGGCCTTGGATTCTTGCGATCCGTAAGGGTTTTTGTCGCTGCCCTTGGCGTTATGTTCCGAATAACGTGCGGTGTTCTTGCCTTTATTAGGCGCACCCGATTTGCCGTAATCCATAATATTCTCCTATGGCGATGCGCGCTTTTGCCTGAAAACCGCGCGACCTACAATGCCAAGCCCCAGATCATCCGCTTGATTGCACTTGCATGGGCAGGGGCGGCGGCCAGCGCGTCACCCGCCAGCGTATGGGCGAGGGTCACCACGTCTTCGTCCACCACGCGGTCGATAAGGCCCCATGTTTGCGCCTCGGCCGCCGTGATCTTTTGGCCGGCCATCAGGATCATGGACGCCCGCGCCGGTCCGATCAGCCGCACAAGCCGTGGCACGTCAGAGGGTTGGGGCAAGAACCCCAGCCGCATGACGGGGTAAAACACCTTGGCCCCAGCCACAGAAATACGCAGATCGCAGGCAAGCACCATCCCCATCGCGCCGCCGGCAACCGTGCCGTTCAGGGCGGCGATTGTCAGGCAAGGCAGGGCCGCGATGGCCCCTGAAAGGCGTTCCCATACCGGATTGGTGGCCAGCCCTGCGTGGGCCTCCTCTAGGTCGGCGCCTGCGGAAAAGACGCGGCCTGTACCGGTTAGGATCAGCGCGCGTGCGCCCTCGGTGGCGGCCCGCTCGGCGATATCCGCCAATTCACCCAGCATCGTGGCTGTCAGCGAGTTGGCTTTTTCGGGGCGATTGATGGTTACGGTCCAGACGCCCTCCTCGATTGCAAGCTCTATCATGCGATCAACCCCACGGCACGGCGGATGGTTTCATCGCGCATAGAGACCTCTTGCCCAAGCCAGTCATCGCCACCGGGGCCGCACATCCACAGCATCAAGCGTGCGGGCCAGTCGGCGGGGATGTGAACTGAGGGGTCCAGCTCACTTACCGGGTTGATACCGCTGGCCTTGATTTTCACCTGCATATTGGTTGCGACGGTTCCGGGCGACATGCCCATGACGCGCAATCCGTTGGCACCTTCTTCCAGATGGGCGGCACGGGTCAGCATGGCAGCACCGGCCTTGGCGGCGCAATAGGCGCTCCACCCCTCAAGCGGGTTATGGGCCGCACCGGAGGAGACGGTGATAATCGTCCCGCCCCGCGCCCGCATCAACGGGATCGCGGCCTGCATACCGTAAAACACGCCCTTGAGATTGGTGTCGATCGCACGCGACCATTCATCGGGGTTGGCGTCACTGATACGAGCGATCGGATCAATCATCCCCGCATTGCCGATCAGCACATCCAGCCCGCCGCATTCCACAGCCACACGGCCCAACGCGGTTTGCACGGACCCCATATCGCTGACATCGCAAGGCAAGGCCATGGCACCGCGCCCGATTTCGGCGGCAATCGCCTCTATTTTGCTAACCGTCCGCGCGAGCAGCACCACCTGTGCACCCGCATCGGCGAAAACCCGCGCTGTTGCCTCCCCGATACCGCGACTTGCGCCTGTGATAACCACCACTTTGCCTTGCATATTTACCCCCCAATTCAGCCTATTTACCAAATGCTAACGCAGTTTTACGGTAGGCTCCAGCCAGCCAATCACGGAAATCATATTCAATCGTTACCATCTTACTCCGCGTGCCCTCTTGACCCGCCCTCACCACACGCAGATGCTACGCCACAACAATCGTATACGGAGACCCGACCGATGACCTCGCGCATTTTGACGATTACATCTATTTCTGCCCTTACCGCATTTCTTGCGGCCCCTGCCCTTGCCGACATTACGGCCGAGGAGGCCTGGAACAGCTGGAAAGACCTTGGCACCGCCCATGGTCAAACCCTAACCACAGGGTCCGAAAACCGTGCCGGCGACACCTTGACCATTACCGATCTAACCATCGAATTGGTCCAAGATGACGCCAAAGTCGCCGGTGTTATCCCCGAGGTCCGCTTTCGCGAAATGGGCGATGGTCGCGTTGAAGTAACGATGAGCAACGCCTACACGTTCAATATGGAAAGCGAGAATGCCGGCGGTGATCCTGTCAGCGGTACGTTTAACATTACCCAAAGCGGTGCCTCGCTTATCACCAGCGGAACGCCCGCAGCGATGAGCCATGATTACAACGCCGACAGCCTCAAGGTCAGCGTTGTCGACTTTGTAACCGACGGTATGCCACGCGATATGGCGATTGACATGAACCTTCTGGACCTTGCGATGACGTATAATGTCGAGCCGGGCGACATCATGTCTGTCGCCTCTACGTTTGCCAGCAAGGCGTTGATGTTTTCGGCCAAAGGAACGGGTAACGATGGCGAGGGCGCATTTGATATAGCCGGTGAGGCGCATAACATCGCAGGCGTGACCGCATCCGCAATTCCAGCCGAGATGGCGGAAAGTGATATTGTCAGCCAGCTTGCCAAAGGTATGAGTTCTGACGGTGCGTTCACCTATGACCGCGGCAGCCTGAAGGTGCGGGCCGAAGGTGAAGGCGGCGCTACCTCTAACTTTGACAGCAAGTCCAAGGGCGGCAGCCTGAAGGTCGCAATTGACAAGGACCGCATGTCGTATGGCGTGATTGGCAAGGGTGTAGAGATGAAAGTCTCTGGCAGTTCCATTCCGTTTCCAGAACTGGCAGGCGCCTATGATCAGGCGGCCTTTAACCTGACGCTGCCAATTTCCAAGTCGGATGAGGCAAAGGATTTCTCGATCGAGACACGGCTGGAAGGTTTGACCGTTTCCGACGCGATCTGGGGCATGATTGACTCGGGCGCCAGCCTGCCGCGTGATCCGGCAACGTTGATTGTTTCGCTTAAAGGCAAGGCAAAGCCGTTGATCGACATGCTTTCCGGCGACCCCGAAGCCGCGCCACAAGATCCCCCGCCGTTTGAGGTGGAGTCCGTGAATGTTGAGGAGGTTCAGCTGACCGTTGCGGGTGCTGAATTCAAGGGCAACGGCACATTGGCTTTTGACAATTCGCAGCCGCTGGTTTTGGGTGATGTGCTTCCGATGCCGACGGGCAAGTTGGACCTGTCGCTGGTGGGTGCAAATACGCTTTTGGGCAAGTTGCAGGCCTTGGGGTTCGTGCAGCAAGACATGGTTATGACCTTTGGTATGATGGCCGCCATGCTGGGTAAACCGGGAACCGAGCCGGACAGCTTTACATCTCAGGTGGAGTTCCTTGAGGGTGGCAAGATCACCGTAAACGGCGCGCCGATGCCGTTCTAAGGTTTTGAAATTTGGTGAACAGGGGCGGCCAACGGGCCGCCCTTTGTTATTCTGAATGCTTGCTTTGACGCCCGTTGCGGCTTACCTGCCTATGGCACAGTGAAGGAGATCCCGATGACACGCTCGCTTGAAACGCTGACCGAGGCGCTGTTGGTGGCCGCAAAACGCGCGGGCGCAGAGGCTGCCGATGCGATTGCCGTAGACGGTATTGCCACCGCAATTGATATTCGTGCAGGCAAGCTGGAACAGGCAGAACGCTCCGAAGGGGTGGAGCTGGGGCTGCGGGTGCTGATGGGCAAACGGCAGGCCTGTGTGTCGGTTTCCGATACTTCCGATGCCAGTATTGCTGCCATGGCCGAACGCGCCGTGGCGATGGCGCGCGAAGCCCCCGAGGATGCCTATGCCGGCCTCGCTGATCCGTCACAACTGGCGCAAGGCTGGGATATGGCCGCATTGGAACTGTGCGACCCGTCCGAGGAAGTCCCCGCCGCAACGCTGGAAGAAGATGCGCGCCGCGCCGAAGCCGCCGCGATGGCGGTGGAGGGCATTACCCAAGTCGAAGCCTCTGCCAGCCAGTCACGTCGCCAAATCCACATGGCCGCCAGCAACGGGTTTTCAGGCGGCTACGGTCGGTCCTCGCGGTCGGTCTCGGCCGTGGCCTTTACCGGTAGCGGCACAGGGATGGAGCGGGATTGGGCCGCCGAGGGCCGCATTTTCGCCGCCGACCTGCCAAGCGCGGATGAAATCGGTGCGCTTGCAGCATCCCGCGCGCTGGAACGTGTCGGGGCGCGCCAGCCCAAAACCGGCGCCTATCCGGTGCTTTATGATGAACGCATTTCCTCGGGGATCATCGGCCATATGCTGGGCGCGATCAACGGGGCCACGATCGCGCGTGGTTCGGGCTGGTTGCGTGATGCGCTGGGCCGGCAAATCCTGCCCTCGGGCCTTTCGGTGATCGAGGACCCGCACCGCGCCCGCATTTCCGGCAGCCGCGCCTTTGACGGCGAGGGTTTGCCGACGGCGCGCCGCGCGATTGTCAAGGATGGCGTTTTGACCGGCTGGGTCCTGGACCTTGCCACAGCGCGCAAGCTGGGGATGCAAAGCACTGGCAATGCGGCACGCGGCACGTCTTCGCCACCCTCGCCCGGTACATCGAATATCGACCTGACCCAAGGTACAAAATCGCGGGCAGAGCTGTTGGCCGATATGGGCACGGGGCTGCTGGTGACCTCGCTTATCGGGTCGTCGATTAACCCCACAACGGGCGATTATTCGCGCGGGGCATCGGGCTTTTGGGTCGAAAACGGTCAGATCGCCTATGCCGTGAATGAATGTACCATCGCCGGCAATCTGCGCGATATGCTAATGCGGATGACGCCTGCGAATGATGCGCGGATGCATATGTCCACGCGCGTGCCGTCCTTGCTGATCGAAGGGTTGACGCTTGCCGGGGCTTGATACCGATCTAGGGCTTTTGGTCGATGCCGCGCGTGCGGCGGGGCCAATCGCGATGCAGCATTTCCGCCGTAACCCGCAGGTGTGGGACAAGGGCGGGGATGCGGGGCCAGTAACGGCGGCGGATTTGGCCGTGAACGATATGTTGGCCACGCGCCTGCAAGCTGCGCGCCCCGATTACGGCTGGTTA from Pseudorhodobacter turbinis includes the following:
- a CDS encoding amidase, coding for MTGNWLWMTAADLGRGIEAGKIHPVELTEAYLDAADKHPEAGRIYSRITPRRARSMSIAAADRARAGQRIGLLDGVPISWKDLFDAAGAPCEAGSALLKGRVPETDAQVLTTATAQGLVCLGKTHMSELAFSGLGLNPVTATPPNVNDAAAVPGGSSSGAAASVAFGLAAAAIGSDTGGSVRIPAAWNDLVGLKTTPGRLSNQGVVPLCERFDTVGPLARSVEDCALLLAAMEGRKPADLTGASVKGARLLVLETVALDDLREEPARGFEGAVEGLARAGARIESGKIEEVTEAMGLAAILFTAEAYGIWGKTIEAAPEKMFPRILERFRSGAAFAASDYVAAWRRLEELRKIWAQKTAAYDAVILPTAPNLPPDAKRLMEDDEYYVTENLLTLRNTRIGNMFGLCGVTLPTGQPSCGISFIAPPMQEERVLRLASAAERALG
- a CDS encoding DUF2125 domain-containing protein; the encoded protein is MTSRILTITSISALTAFLAAPALADITAEEAWNSWKDLGTAHGQTLTTGSENRAGDTLTITDLTIELVQDDAKVAGVIPEVRFREMGDGRVEVTMSNAYTFNMESENAGGDPVSGTFNITQSGASLITSGTPAAMSHDYNADSLKVSVVDFVTDGMPRDMAIDMNLLDLAMTYNVEPGDIMSVASTFASKALMFSAKGTGNDGEGAFDIAGEAHNIAGVTASAIPAEMAESDIVSQLAKGMSSDGAFTYDRGSLKVRAEGEGGATSNFDSKSKGGSLKVAIDKDRMSYGVIGKGVEMKVSGSSIPFPELAGAYDQAAFNLTLPISKSDEAKDFSIETRLEGLTVSDAIWGMIDSGASLPRDPATLIVSLKGKAKPLIDMLSGDPEAAPQDPPPFEVESVNVEEVQLTVAGAEFKGNGTLAFDNSQPLVLGDVLPMPTGKLDLSLVGANTLLGKLQALGFVQQDMVMTFGMMAAMLGKPGTEPDSFTSQVEFLEGGKITVNGAPMPF
- a CDS encoding TldD/PmbA family protein — translated: MTRSLETLTEALLVAAKRAGAEAADAIAVDGIATAIDIRAGKLEQAERSEGVELGLRVLMGKRQACVSVSDTSDASIAAMAERAVAMAREAPEDAYAGLADPSQLAQGWDMAALELCDPSEEVPAATLEEDARRAEAAAMAVEGITQVEASASQSRRQIHMAASNGFSGGYGRSSRSVSAVAFTGSGTGMERDWAAEGRIFAADLPSADEIGALAASRALERVGARQPKTGAYPVLYDERISSGIIGHMLGAINGATIARGSGWLRDALGRQILPSGLSVIEDPHRARISGSRAFDGEGLPTARRAIVKDGVLTGWVLDLATARKLGMQSTGNAARGTSSPPSPGTSNIDLTQGTKSRAELLADMGTGLLVTSLIGSSINPTTGDYSRGASGFWVENGQIAYAVNECTIAGNLRDMLMRMTPANDARMHMSTRVPSLLIEGLTLAGA
- a CDS encoding UbiH/UbiF/VisC/COQ6 family ubiquinone biosynthesis hydroxylase → MEHDTDILIVGGGLNGPALALALAQGGLRVTVVDARPAPTRAKTGFDGRAYSLALGSKRLLSVIGVWPRIADKAQPILEIKASDGHAGQGAAPFFLHFDHAEIEEGPMGFMVEDRHLYAAFLAAMADAPGITLLSGQTVVAQEVSANGATVTLTSGQVLCARVLVGCDGRQSGVARRAGIPRTGWDYGQTALVTAINHSLPHNGIAHQFFMPEGPLAILPLPGGNRSSIVWSEQTARANAINALGDADYLDALRPRFGDFLGEISLAGTRFTYPLNLTLANSFTAPRLALVGDAAHGVHPIAGQGLNLGLRDVGALAEVLIEAARRGEDIGAADVLDRYQQWRRFDVTSLALGMDAVNKLFSNDNPILRLGRDLGMGAINAMPGLRRRFIRTAAGLEGDLPRLLQGQPI
- a CDS encoding SDR family oxidoreductase, with translation MQGKVVVITGASRGIGEATARVFADAGAQVVLLARTVSKIEAIAAEIGRGAMALPCDVSDMGSVQTALGRVAVECGGLDVLIGNAGMIDPIARISDANPDEWSRAIDTNLKGVFYGMQAAIPLMRARGGTIITVSSGAAHNPLEGWSAYCAAKAGAAMLTRAAHLEEGANGLRVMGMSPGTVATNMQVKIKASGINPVSELDPSVHIPADWPARLMLWMCGPGGDDWLGQEVSMRDETIRRAVGLIA
- a CDS encoding enoyl-CoA hydratase/isomerase family protein, which encodes MIELAIEEGVWTVTINRPEKANSLTATMLGELADIAERAATEGARALILTGTGRVFSAGADLEEAHAGLATNPVWERLSGAIAALPCLTIAALNGTVAGGAMGMVLACDLRISVAGAKVFYPVMRLGFLPQPSDVPRLVRLIGPARASMILMAGQKITAAEAQTWGLIDRVVDEDVVTLAHTLAGDALAAAPAHASAIKRMIWGLAL